The nucleotide sequence GTCGTCGGGGCCCTCATAGGTATGGGTGAGGTAGGACATGGACGGGTCCGTCGTTGGCGGCACCAGCCGCGCGAAGAAGTTGCGCAAATCGGTCTGCACCTCGGGGTCCGCGTTTTCCTGAATGAGCAGAGAGCAGGAGGTGTGGCGGACAAAGAGCGTCAGCAGCCCGTCCTCAACGGCCTGCCCGGCAACCCAGCCGGTGACCTGTCGCGTAAATTCGTACAACCCCTGCCCCGAGGTCTGGATGGTGA is from uncultured Litoreibacter sp. and encodes:
- a CDS encoding secondary thiamine-phosphate synthase enzyme YjbQ, translating into MQTSGQGLYEFTRQVTGWVAGQAVEDGLLTLFVRHTSCSLLIQENADPEVQTDLRNFFARLVPPTTDPSMSYLTHTYEGPDDMPAHIKAAMMPVSLSIPVQSGAPVLGTWQGIYLFEHRDRPHQRQVVAHLGG